The nucleotide sequence CCCACACCGACGTCCGGCCCTACCCCTGCGGGCAGTGCCAGAAGTGCTTCAAGGACAAGGTGTCCCTCAAAGCCCACCAGAAGACGCACGCCCCGCGCCAGCGGAGGTGCCCGGGCCGGGGTCCGGCTCCCGCCCTGCCTTTCGGGGCCGCCCCCACGCTGCTGCAGCCCGGCGGCCCGGAGCAGGAGGCCGCCTTCAGCCCGATGCCGCCGCTGCCTGTTCAGAAGATCCCCGAAAACCAAGAGCTGTACTCGTGCACGGAGAAGGGCTTCCCCCCgaaggagcagctcctgccccaccaGCAGGCCCCGCTGGGGGAGCAGGCCTTCCCCTGCGTGCAGTGCGGGGAAGGGTTTTGCCCGAAGGTGGCCCTGCTCCGCCCGCAGCACGGCCCTGGGGCGGAGGCTCCGGCCGGCTGCGCCGCGGGCTTCAGCCCCGGCCCGCACCTCCTGGGGCACCTGGGGGTGCAGCCCGTCCTCGGGGAAGGCGCAGCCCCCGCGCCGCCCACCCCCGGGGCCGAGAAGCCCTTCATCTGCAACCAGTGCGGCAACAGCTTCGGCCTGTGGCTCTCCCTGGTGGCCCACCAGAAGACCCACGTCGGGCAGAAGGCCTTCCAGTGCCCCGAGCACGATAAGAGCTCCGGAGACGAGCTGTCCGCCAAGTCTCCCCAGGAGAAGGATTTGGACGGGAGAGCCTGGCTGTGCCCTGAGTGCGGGAGGAGCTTTGTCCAGTACGAGCGGCTGGTGAAGCACCGCCAGAACCACAGGGGCCGCGGGCCCTACCGCTGCGACGTCTGCGGGAAGCGCTTCAGCCTGAAGACCAACCTGGTGACGCACCAGCGCATCCACACCGGCGAGCGCCCCTTCACCTGCGGCGTCTGCGGCCGCCGCTTCAACCAGAAGGGGAACCTGGTGACGCACTACCGCACGCACACCGGCGAGCGCCCCTTCGCCTGCACCCAGTGCGGCAAGCGCTTCGCCCAGAAGCCCAACCTCATCGCCCACCAGAAGACCCACTCCGGCAGGCAGCCCTTCACCTGCCTCGAGTGCCCCAAGCGCTTCAAGAGCAAGCTCTCCCTCAGGGTCCACCAGCGCGTGCACGTCGTGGAGCAGCCCCAGAGCGAGCCGGGCCCGGGCCAGACGCCGCCCAGCCTGCAGGCGCACCCCGGCAGCCCCTACCCCTGCTCGCTCTGCGGGGAGTCCTTCGAGGAGCacggggagctgcagctgcaccgGCAGGGCCACGCCGGCGAGCGGCCGCACGCCTGCGCCGAGTGCGGGAAGCGCTTCCGTCAGAAGGTGAACCTGGCCGTTCACCAGCGGACCCACACCGGGGAGCGCCCCTTCCACTGCGCCGAGTGCGGCAAGGGCTTCAGCCAGAAGGCGCACCTCCTGCGGCACCGCAGGACGCACACCGGCGGCGTGCCGCCCTCCTGCTGCGAGGGCGCCTGCCCCGCGCACCGGGACGAGCCCGATGCCAGTGCTCCCCTGGGGAAGGGCTCGGCGCCGCCCGGcgtgctgctgcccccctgctCCCGGGGGGCCGCGCAGGGATCGCTGCCTCGGGAAGAGCTCCGGCCGGGAGCGCAGCCCCCGAACAGAGCGGAGAGCCCGTCCGGGGCAGCAGACATCCTTCTGCAGCTGATGCAGGAAGACCAGCACCTGGTGTCCGGCTCGCACCACGCGCAGGAAGCGCCCGCGGGGCAGTGCCCCTGTAAGTGCGCCGAGGGCGGGGAAGGCCTGGCCGGGAAGCCGActctgcagccccagtgctgctgcGCTGACTGCGTGAGCCAGAGGCAGCTGCTCCTGAAGCCCCAGCACGACTGCCGCGCCGAGATCTGGTGCAAGTACGGTGGCTGCGGCAGAAGCTTCGAGGACAAGCGAGTGCTGAGAGTGCCTGAGAGAGCGCACGGCGAAGAGAAAACCTCGCCGTGCCCGAGCTGCTTGTAACGCGCCCGCGCGGGCTGCCATGAACCCGTCCGAGCGAGGGACCGGGCCTCGTCGCTCTTGCACTACGGACACCGAACCTGGACAGGGGGTAGCTCACGCCGGGAGCCGACTGCTGACCAAACGGGGACGGTGCGGAGCCTGTAAGGGCCTGACGCAGGGGAAGCTGCGAGTCagaacctggggggggggctcccgggacGTGGCGGGGGCTCGGGAGGATTGTGGTGGCTCACGGGAACAGGACGCTCTTGCGGAGCGGAGCACCCCGGAGGTGGCGTGGGATGCACCGAACTGGTCACGAAGCAGTGCTGGACTCGGACGCTGCGTGCGCgttttctgtcttgtgaacaTACCAAATTTGTAAAGCGGGTGGagctgaggagcaggaggcgcTACCGGGACTGCGGGTCTGCGGTGCTGGCTTCTGCTGGCGGCTGCCTGCGAAGAGTTGGACGGCGAGGAGCGGGGAGGAGCTGAGGATCCCGCGCCCCGGCTCAAAAGTCGCCTCCGCCGAGCAGGAGGCCGGGCAGAGGCGCATCTGCTGGGCCCTGGCTGCAGGCTCCGCTGGGGGCTGCCGTCCTGCGATGTGCAGACCCCGGCGTGGGGCAGAGAGAGGCCTCGGTGGGCCGAGAGCTTCTGCCAGAGCCCTCCGTCCGTCTCTTCGGACTGGGTGTCCTTCTGCGGGATGTTTTTGGGACGGGGAGCCGAGACCCGCTGTCGGCTGTCCGCCGGTGTGGGCAGAGGAGGAGCAGCTTCGCGGGGAGGCGAGCGAGCCGCCGAAAATGCGGTACCGGCTCTCTTCCAGCCTCGCGGGGACCCCGCGCTGAGGTCCCTGGGCGGCGGGGCTCGGTCCCGAGCCTGCGGCTTCACGGCTGGAGCGGAGGAGCCGGCGGTGGGGAAAGCGTCAGCGCAGCCAGGCGCTGGTGGCCGCCGCGGGCCGTGCCTCACCGCCGCATCTGCAACGGACCGCAGATAAGATTAAGCATCTCCTCTGAGCCTGGAGGAGTATTACAGGGTGAatatggggggggtgggttggggaaTGTAGCTTCTGCTTCTGTACTTGCTCTGTGGATAACCTTTCTGACTAGCACCTCTTTCTGGTACTCACCTAATTCTGCATAGATAACCCGGGAGCGCCGGGGAGCggtggctgcagcctgcccggcgctgccccgcgcCTGCGCTCATGCTCCCGGGCTGGAAGCGGGGGAGCTGCTtggccggggcagggccgcgGGGGCAGAGCTTTAGGGATGGGAACCGCTGGCCTGAAAGCTGCTCCCGCTTGGAAGCGCGCTTCGCATAAAAGGGGAAACGAATCTCGCCCGCTGCACCCGAGGGGAGCCGCCCGTCCGCTGCTCCCCCTCACGCGCCACGAGCCGCGTAGCCCTCAGCCCCAGCTATGGCAGTAGAACCCTATCTTGCTTTGCTCGGCTGCAGAGCCTCCTTGCTACAATGGTTTGGCAAAGACCTTCGCTGAAAACATTGGATGCTGTTACCAGCGCCTGGCGCGGCGCCGCGCTCTCCTGGGGCGCTCCTCCCCTGCCTTTTGGGGGGTGCATCCCAGGCCTGCGGCGTCAGGAAACGCCTCTCGCCACGCAGTGTCCGAGTGCCGGCGCAGGGCGGCGGTGGGGTCTCCATCCCCAGAGGTGTTCAAACCGCCTGGACacggccccgggcagcccccccggAGCAGGCGGTGCCCGATCCGCGCGGCCCTCGGCCCCTCTGCCCCGTAGGGTTTGGGCAGATCCTGCCCCACAGAGCCGGGCCAGCCGCGGCTGTGCCAGCTCGCCGTCACGCCGAGGGGACACCGGTACGGTCCctgccggagctgcagcctcgTTAAGGCACTCTTAGCTAACAACGCATCCGGGCGGCGGTGGCGGGGCCGTGCGAGGGGTGGCAGCTGCCGGGCGCGGGGTCCCTGGCACCCGAGCTGTCCCCGGGCAGGGGGTGGGCGTCCAGCCCGCAGTGCTCGGCTCTGCCCTCTCCCCTCCGGCAGACACGCCGCCCTCTCCCTTCCGCCTAGCATCACGCTCCAGCAACATTTCAGGTCCTTGCAATTCTATTTTTTTgaggttatttaaaataaaagctttctcaCAGCAGGTtccggcctcctcctcctcctccttcccggGGAGCGTCGGTGTGGTACCGCGGTCTGCGCCGCAGGGAGGGCCGGGGGCAGGCACTTGGATTTCTGACCCAGCCTCGAGCTGTTCCTGATCCTCGGGGcgagagctgctccccagccacgtGCCTGCCTTCCCTGCCAAACCGTCGGCCCCGTGGTGCTGAGGCAGAGCCTGGGGCACCGAGGCCTTGCtgaggggcagagctggggtcCTGGGGCAGCCGCGCTGCCCCCAGCGTGTGGGAGAAAGCGGCCGCAGCGCCCGTCGTACCGTCCCTGCACGTGCTCTGCTCCTCGTGGGCTGTTGCAGTTGAACTTGGAGTCGTGCTGGTGGCGGAGCCGCCTGCAGCAGACTCCCTGGGTTCTGCCTCTCTCGGCAAAAGCCTCAGCAGCGAAAGGGGAAACGCTGGGGGCTGTCGGCAGCGCCGGTGGGGCCGCGGGCTTGCCGTGCCTGTTAAAGGCAGGAGGAttcttcccagcagctgggccggggcggggggggggggggctgctccctgcccttcACTGCCTCGCGCTTCGTTGCATTCGTGGGCTCGTTTCCCGCTGACCAGCCGGTTCTGACAACCCCTCCGCTCCTTCGATTGCTGCAGGTTTCAAATCCGCGCAGGCCCTGGCTCTGCGAACAGCGCCTTCGGCGCAGGCCCTGGCTCCGCGCCTCTCCCAGCACCTTCACATCCACGCCGCCCCCGCCAGCGCAGCCCAACGAGATCCCGAGGGCCTTTGCTGCCCTTCCCGTGGCCACTGGCTGACGGCTCAGTTCCCCCCGTTACTGGTAATGCTGGGACGGGATCCCAGCACGAAGTGGGTGCCCTGCTGGTGCCCACcgggagctgagctgctgcccctCACCGCCGCATCCCGGGGACGGCCGATGCTCTTGGGCCTTCGCTTACCCAGGGAAAGAAGTGGTTGGGGGTTGAAAACACCCTCGGGGCCTTAGGGCGAAGCCGAGAGATGCAGCCACAAACTGCAACCGCAGCCAAGGCTCGGGGAGGGTGCGGGggcagcacagctggcagcGCGGGGCCtggtgtgagaaaaatctcagttttctcAGGCAGGATCTTCGGTGAAGCTGTTTTATTCACGGTTGCAAAGGCgggcgtcctgcaagcaggagcgcacagTACAAGTTTACCATAACTCTATATCCCCTATTTCCCAACACCTGATTTCTCCCGTTTCCTCACTGGTTGAGCACTgcaggttcacaacctactcGACGCCCTTCTATACTACATaggtacaattttatttgaccagccattaatttctccttttccttttttccttcttctcttgtgaccAGAGGGCCCGCGATTCTTGTTTTTACTGGTCTCGCACTGCTCGTCCTGTTTTTCTGAGCTGTCCTCCTTATGttgggaccttccccttatctgcttaacgtactccccactgctgtgcCGCACGATCACGTTTGGATGCGCGAgcttagtggaattttccactgccaAACCACCTTCCGCTGCAAAAACACGACTTTGTTTCTCACCCTGGCCTCCCCCACGGTGCCACACCAGGCTGGTAGCGATAACGCCCGGCCCCTCCAGCTCCCGACAAACGCCTCGGTGGGAGGAATCCTTCACCCCAGAGTGaccagccccaggctgccctcGCCCCATGGAGCACGTTCCCCGTCACGCCCCGATGCCCCAGGGGTGCTAACACGCAGGGCAGCGTGTGCTGGCGGTGCGGGAGGGCCCGGCTCTGCCCGGCACCCCCACGAGCCTGCCCGGcaccagccctggctgcccctgcccttTCCGCGGAGCTGAACGTGCTTCCTATCAGCACTACGGAGCAGCGGCCGTGGCCGCATGTGGACACCGACGGCGTAAGGGCTCGTCCCGCCCGTCCCTGCCCCTGTGACGCCATCCGTAGGCGTCAGCAGCTGCTCCGGGCGCGCAGGCGTGCAACGAGGCCGCTGCCGCGTGGCCCGGCCCCGGCGAGGCAGGTCTGGGCAACGGCTCCGCAGGAATCTGCAGCGGGTGCCCCAACCCAACCGCCGGCGCTGCCGAGCGCGGCGTGCGCAGCTCCAGCAAGCTGCAGCCTGcgcccggggcctgctcccaGCCGTGCCCCAGTGCCGGTCCTGGGGCCGTGCCGCTGTCCCAGGACCCCGAGCAGCGTGCCGTTGGGCACGGCTGGCAGAGAGGGGCTTCCCCCACTGGGGTCGGGGCTCCCTGCACCCCTCTGCCCTTCGTGCTCCCCACCGAGGGGCCGGGGTGGCCGCTCCTCGTCCCCGTGCATGGCTGGCACACGGTGCCTTCGCCACCTCGGCTGCTGCGGAGCTTCCGTGTCCTCATGTCCCCACCGGTCCCGCAGAGCCGGGCCCTTCCACGCGGTCCCTGGGCTTCCTCCGGCCTCGCCTCGTGCCAACGCTTTGCTCCCGGCCTCCTGCACCCGGGCACCGAGGGGCACCTCTGGCGGGGCCAGCGCCAAGACCCCCGGCTTGGCACCACCGGTGCAGCTTCCAGAACCGCTGGGGGGGGTCCGGTTCAGCTCCATGCAGCCCCGGGGGGATGAGCGTGAACCTGGGGGGGTCCAGTTCGGCTCCATACAGCCCCGGGGGGGTGAGCAagggccggggggagggggcggttTCGCTCCAtgcagccccggggggctcaacggggtccgggggggtccggTTCAGCTCCAtgcagccccgggggggtgaACAGGGACCGGGGGGTCCCGGTTTGGCTCCATGCAGCCCTGGGGGGGTGAACAGGGACCAGGGGTGCCCCCTTCAGCTCCATGCAGCTCCGGGGGGCTGAACGGGGACTGGGGGGGTCCGGTTCGGCTCCATGCAGCCCCGGGGGTGCGagcggggtcccgggggtctcgggctgcccctgccccgtgTTCAGCACCGCGCGGGCTACACCGCGGGGCCACGCGGCCTCCGGTGCCCCGGTGCCCCGCACCACGGCCCCCCGGCAgctcggggccgcccccggcccctctgTTCGGGCCGCGCCGTGCGAGCCCCTTTGTTCCCCGGCGGGccccggccgctccccgccgcagccccggcccggaGGGGACCCtgccctcgggggggggggaaggggggggacaccgggccgagcccccccccccccccccgggccaccccgccccggccgcggggctgcgggagcgcgggcggcggagcgggccggggcagggccgggccgggccgggcgggccggggcAGGAGCGGCGGCGGTGCCTGCGCGTCAGGCGGGCAGGAGGAGCCAGCGGGCCACAAAgagccgggcggcggcggcggcggcggcggcggcggggagcggcggaaCCGGGCCGGGCAGGtcggcggcggggcgggcaccggagcggggaggggggggtggggggggatcggggcggccccgctgggggggtgggggggtccgggggggtccggcccggctcggcccggcccgggggggggcggtgcgGTGCGGCAGCGAGGCGCAATGCGGcgcagcccggccccagcccggggccgcccgccggGGGGATgccgcgggacccccccccccccggcacggtTCCGGGCCCCCCAGGGCCAGGCGTGGCCGCGGAGCCGCCGGGGCTCGCGGGctgggccccgcagccccgggggggagcggggggaggcgggcgccaaccccccccccccccacctccgcCACGagggcgcccggccccggccccttccGCCCTCGGGTTCCCCCGCACCGGGCGGTGttcgggggtcccgggggtccgggggggcggcggcacCCCCGGCGTGGCGCTGGGAGCCGCAGCCGCCCCTCTCTGTGCCCCCCAGGGCCGCGATGCGGGCGCCGTGAGCCGGGCAGCGCGCGCCCATGACGGACCTGGCCTCGCCCACGGGCGAGAACCCCTTCGCCTTCCCCGGCGGCGAGGAGGGCTTCGGGGACGAGAAGGCGCTGGTGATCCACAGccaggcggaggaggaggaggccgggaAGGAGTTCAAGTGCATCCTGTGCGGGGAATGCTTCGGCCAGCAGCCCAGCCTCGCCCGGCACCAGAAGCACCACGCCGGGGAGCGCGCCTTCATCTGCGCCGAGTGCGGCAAGGCCTTCAGCCTCAAGCACAACCTCATCATCCACCAGCGCATCCACACCGGGGAGCGCCCCTACCAGTGCGGCGTCTGCCAGAAGAGCTTCAGCCTCAAGCAGAACCTGCTCACCCACCAGCGCATCCACAGCGGCGAGAAGCCCTTCTCCTGCGGGCGCTGTGGGAAGCGCTTCCGTGAGCAGCGCTTCCTCCTCAACCACCAGCGCACCCACGCCGAGGACCGGCCCGGTGCGGCCACCGAGGACCAGCCCggcgcagccgccgccgccagcagtCGCTCGCCGCGGCCCGAGCCGCATGAGGAGGCCAGCGGCCCCGGGGCAGCGAGCGGCCCCTTCGCCTGCGCCCGGTGCGGGAAGGGCTTCAGCTGCCGGAGCAGCCTGGCCACGCACCAGCGCACCCACACCGGCGAGCGGCCCTTTGCCTGCCCCGACTGCGGCAAGAGCTTCAGCCAGAAGGGCTCCCTGAAGATCCACCAGCGCACCCACACGGGCGAGACCCCCTTCTCCTGCGCCCAGTGTGGCAAGACCTTCGCCCAGAAGGTCAACCTCACCGCGCACCAGCGGAGCCACGGGGCAGAGAACGCCCTCACGTGAGCCCCCGCGCACCGGGACCCCCACCCACCGCTGCCTGCACCGCTCTCCTGCCCCACAGGGTTCTCCccatcctgcagccccccgggcacTGCGGGAGTGCACCTGGAGGTGCTGCCTGGGGGCCTCGGAGCCCTtagtggcctcaccagggcttcGAGGCGCGTGCACATCCGTCAGTGTGGGAAACCGCCGGTGTGCCCGTGTGGGGCACAGAGCCCGGCGTGACGGGTGTGATCAGCCCCGGCTCCGTGTGGGCACCCCTGGGCGCCTGCTGCGCTCCTCCTGTTGGAGTTCCTCCCCTGACCATCACGAGGCTGCTCCCgccagccctggctgcctccGGTGCCCTGCATCAGGCGCTCGCAGGCTGATCTGTGCCTGCCGGACGCCTGTTGCCCCCCAGGGCTTCAGGAGGAGCCAAGCGCTGCGGCCAGCCCTGGAAATGGTGGTATTCTCTGTGGGGCTTCCTCCCCGTCTGTCCAcccagtgctgcagcctggcGCACCCCGGGCCCACAGGTTAAACCCCTGGGCcagggcgaggaggaggagcggggaggtttccccagggcaggggaccACCGCTGCATGCTCCCCACgcacccctgtcccccccacccaggctggtgctgctgcagcgcaGGTAACACCTCTGTGTGCTTCTCGCCCAGGGAATGACGGCCACGAGCATCAGAGCAGAGCCAGATCTCGCCTCCTGTGCTCTGCGGGGAAGGAGCCGCGGCGCCGCGTGCTGCCCACcgtgctggggagaggggctCGAAGAGGAGGCGGCAGAGGCTTGTCCCGGCACTGCGGAGAGCCCCGAGTAGCACAGAAATCAGgcgaaataaaaataaaataaaacgcAAAGCTCACGGGTGCAAACTGCTTCCCAaggagcagcagcggcagctccGGCCTGGAGGAGGGACCGAGGCGGGGGCTGCACCCGgctgcagagaggcagagacCCCAGCCCGGGCAGCACGGAGGCCCCAGTGCGGAGCCCACAGATGTGGTGGCggagcaggcagccaggagaggTGAGCCGCGGCCAGGACGTGAAATCTCTGCCCATGCCTTGCTCTGCCACCCCAGGCACAAGCAGAGGAGCCCCGTGTTTGCTGAGCCCGCCCATGGCACCAGAGAAGGGGAAGTGGCTGCGCCAGAGCCCCGTGGCACGTGGGACCGTGCAAACCCTGCGGCACCTCTGAAGCCACGGGGTTTTAGGGCTGATcccgggtgctgctgggggtcaGCGGCCACCCCTGCCCTCCACAGGGTCCCTGTCTGTGCTCCATCCAGAGCCCCAAACCGGGACAGTGCTTGGCATGCTCTCTAGGACAAGACGGGACTCAGCACTGGTGGCTGAATCCAGGGTGGGTGCCCCTCTCCTGCACCcgtcctgccctgctgcttgcAGGGGAAAATCAGCTTCTGCCGTCGCTTGCTGCTGATGATGCCCGTTGCACTGCGCCGCTCTCCACCACAGGATGATGCTGGGCTGGCCGGcgctccctgccctccttcaTGGGGCGACGCCGTGCATCGGGGCAGAGCGAGTGTGCAGCTGCCGGGGGGAGCTGACACCTGGCCCGGCCCCAGCTCCCGGTGACGGCACCGTCCTGGCTGCCACCGGCTCCCGAGGGAGCTGGATCccctcctgcagagccccgccgtgccccactcccccctgctcccctcgcACAGGTCCATCCGTGCCCGTGGCACCGCCTGCACCCCGCCACACACGGTGCAGccccccctgggcagcccttTCCCCGCAGTGCCCCCACCCAGCCCGGTACCAGGAGGAGGGTGCTGGGCCCAGCCCCGGTGCCGTGGGGGCTGCCGGTCGCCGCGCCCCTGCCCGCCGGTGTCTTCTCGCCGTCCTGGCAAAAGGCAAAGCCCCCTGCGAAGAGCTGCACAAAGTGACCCCTGCCCCGTCCTCTGCCCACTTCTCCCTTCGCCACTACATGTGTGGAAATGCAGGTACTGCTGATGTGtatgaattaaattaattacGCTTGGAAAACACCACGTCTCTATCTTGCTGGGAACCTGGGGAGTTTCGTGAGGGCTCACCCACGCCTTCCCAGGGCCCTCCAAAACATCgctgctgcccgggggggggctgcggagaTGCTCACCAAGGACGGAGCTGCTCATGCGCCTGCACCAGGGGTGAGCGACGGCCCCGTGTGCGCCGGGGAGCCCATCCCCAGCTCAGCCTTGCCCC is from Anser cygnoides isolate HZ-2024a breed goose chromosome 2, Taihu_goose_T2T_genome, whole genome shotgun sequence and encodes:
- the LOC125180883 gene encoding zinc finger protein homolog, translating into MTDLASPTGENPFAFPGGEEGFGDEKALVIHSQAEEEEAGKEFKCILCGECFGQQPSLARHQKHHAGERAFICAECGKAFSLKHNLIIHQRIHTGERPYQCGVCQKSFSLKQNLLTHQRIHSGEKPFSCGRCGKRFREQRFLLNHQRTHAEDRPGAATEDQPGAAAAASSRSPRPEPHEEASGPGAASGPFACARCGKGFSCRSSLATHQRTHTGERPFACPDCGKSFSQKGSLKIHQRTHTGETPFSCAQCGKTFAQKVNLTAHQRSHGAENALTE